One Streptomyces formicae genomic window, ACTTCGAGTCGCAGTACCTGCACTCCATCGTGGGCCCGCTCGACGAGGTGCCGGGGCGGTACGCGGAGCGCTCGCCGGTCACCCAGGCCGACCGGATCACCGCGCCGTTCCTGCTCCTCCAGGGGCTCGACGACGTGATCTGCCCGCCCGGACAGTCCGAGCGGTTCCTCGCCAGGATCGAGGGGCGCGGCATCCCGCACGCCTACATCGCCTTCGAGGGGGAGGGGCACGGCTTCCGTCGCGCCGACACCATGATCCGCGCCCTGGAGGCCGAACTCTCCCTGTACGCGCAGGTGTTCAGGATCGACCTGGCGGGGCGCGTGCCGACCCTGGAGCTCGCCAAGTGAGACCGCTCGTCCGGCCCGCGCGCCTCGTTCCCGGCGCGCGGGTCGCCGTCGTGGCACCCAGCGGCCCCGTCCCCGAGGACGCGCTCCAGACGGGCCTCGACATCCTGCGCGGCTGGGACCTCGACCCCGTCGTCATGCCCCATGTCCTGGACGGGCACCCAGAGTTCGCGTACCTCGCGGGCTCCGACGCGGCCCGTGCCGGGGACCTGACGCGGGCCTGGTGCGATCCGTCGGTGTCCGCGGTGTTCTGTGCCAGGGGCGGGTACGGGGCCCAGCGGATGGTCGACCTCGTCGACTGGTCCGCGATGCGGGCGGCGACGCGGAGCCACGGGCCGAAGGTGTTCCTCGGCTACAGCGACATCACCCCGCTGCACGAGGCCTTCGCCAACCGGCTCGGCGTCGCCACGCTGCACGGGCCCATGACGGCCGTGCTCGACTTCCTCAAGAACGCGCGGACCCAGGAGCACTTGCGTACGACGCTGTTCGCGCCGCAGGAGGCGCGGGTGATCCGGGCCGCGTCCCCCGGCGCTCGCGCGCTGGTCGGCGGCCGGGCCCGGGGCGTCACGCTCGGCGGCTGCGTGTCGCTGCTCGCCGCCGAACTCGGCACCCCGCACGCGCGCGCCTCCGCACGCGGCGGCCTGCTGTGCGTCGAGGACATCGGGGAAGAGGCGTACAGCCTGGACCGCGTCCTCACCCAGCTCCTGCGCGCCCGCTGGCTGGCGGGCGTCGCGGGCGTCGTGCTCGGCTCCTGGAAGGAGTGCGAGCCGTACGACGAGGTGCGGGCGCTCTTCGCCGACCGGCTCGGCGGGCTCGGCGTGCCGGTGGTCGAGGAGTTCGGCTTCGGGCACTGCGACGGGGCGCTGACGGTGCCGTTCGGGGTGCCGGGCGAACTGGACGCGGACGCGCGGACGTTGACGCTCGACGTGCCCGCGCTCGTGTGACGTGCGCCGAGGGCCCGCCCGTTCACCACGGGGGCGGCCCTTCACGGAATCTCCCGACAGAAACCGCTGTCACGGTCGTTGACCTCCCCCTGACACGTGTCACAGCATGACTTCGGCCGGTACTGACCGGTCAGTAGCCACCGGTGACCGCCCGTCGTCGGCCGCCCTCAGCGTGGAGGTCTCCTTGTCCCGTCGCCGTGCCCTGACCCTCGCCGCAGCGGCCGCGCTCGCCGCGCCGCTCGCCGTCGCCGCACCCGCACCGGCGGGCGCGACGGGCCAGTACACCGTCACCGCCCTGAAGTTCACCGTGCAGGCGGGCGGCAGGAGCTGCACGGTCGACGCCGATCTGTACCGGCCCGCGGGCGTGGACGCCGCGCACCCCGCGCCCGCCGTGCTCTCCACCAACGGCTTCGGCGGCAGCAAGTCCGACGGGTCGACCGCCGCGGTCGGCAAGGCGTTCGCCGAGCGCGGCTACGTCGGGCTCGTCTACTCGGGCCTCGGCTTCGGCAGGTCTGGCTGCCTCATCACCCTCGACGACCCCGAGATCGACGGCAGGGCGGCCTCCGGCCTCCTCGACTTCCTCGGTGGGAAGCGGTCCGCTGACGACGGCACCGAGGTCGACTACGTGACCTCCGACGGCAAGGGCGACCCGCGCGTCGGCATGCTCGGCGGCTCATACGGCGGGGCCGTCCAGATGGCGACCGCCGCCGTGGACCACCGCGTCGACGCCCTCGTCCCGATGATCACCTGGAACGACCTCGCGTACTCGCTCGACCCCAACAACGCCGCCGACCGGAGCGTGCCGGGCGCCGCCAAGTGGCAGTGGATGAACGGCTTCTACCTCATCGGCGAGGGCCAGCCGCTGCTCGAACCGAGCCTCGACCCCTCCCGCATCAACCGCCTCGACTGCCTGCACTTCGCCACCGGGGCCTGCGAGACGATCCGCACGCTCAACTCGGGACGCTACCCGGCCGACAGGACCGAGGCCCTCCAGAAGTACGCGCGGAGCGTCTCCCCGGTCTCGTACCTGAGCAAGGTGAAGGCGCCGACGCTGCTCGTGCAGGGCCAGGCCGACACCCTCTTCAACCTCAACGAGGCCGAGGCCACGTACAAGACGCTCACGAAACAGGGCACCACCGCCAAGATGATCTGGCAGTCCTGGGGGCACAGCGGCGGCATGAAGGACCCGGCATCCGGTGAACTCGACCTGAGCAAGGGCAACTTGGAGTCCTCCTACGTCGGCAAGCGCATCCTCGCTTGGTTCGACCGCTACCTCCAGCAGAAGAAGGGCGTCGACACCGGGCCCGCCTTCGCCTACTACCGCGACTGGATCGGCGACCCGGACAGCACCTACGCGACCGCCGCCAAGGTCCCCGCGTTGAGCCGCAAGCTGTACCTCTCCGGCGACGGCAAGCTGGTCGACGACCGCGCCAAGGTGGCGCGCGGCAGCCGTGAGTACCGCAACTGGCTGATCCCCACGAGCCACTCCGAATCCTCCCTCGCCGGGCTCATCGGCCTGCCCGACCCCGCGCCGCGCGACACCAGGGGCACCTACCTCGACTGGACGACCGAGCCCTTCGCCGACGCGGTGGACGTGGTGGGCGCGCCCAGGGCCACCCTGGAGGTGATCTCGCCGAAGACCGAGCGCGTGCAGCACTCCGGCGACGCGGCCGACAAGCTGGTCCTCTTCGCCAAGCTCTACGACGTCGCGCCCGACGGCAAGAAGACCCTGGTGCACCGGCTCGTCTCGCCGGTGCGGGTGCCGGACGTGACCAAGCCGTTCACCGTCTCGCTGCCGGGCGTCGTGCACCGGTACGAGAAGGGGCACAGGCTCCAGTTCGTGGTGGCCGCGAGCGACGGGGCGTACGGCGGGAACAGGGGCGTCAAGCCGGTCACGGTGACCAGTGCGCCCGGGGACACCGGCGTCCTGGACCTGCCGGTCGTCACCGACTGACGTCACCCGCTTGGCCCACCGGCCCACCCCGGAGACACGCCCACCGCGCGCGAACCCGGCCCAGCTGCCCATGCTGGTGCCGGGGGAGGCCGGACGTACCTCCGACGGAAGGGTCCACACCATGAGCCCCAACACCTCCACGGGTGGCTCCAAGAGCGGCGGCGCGGGCGGCGGGCTGATGACGCCCGGCAGGGTGGCCGTCGCCGCGATCGCCGTCCTCACCCTGGTCTTCATCTTCGAGAACACCCGCAGCACCAAGATCCGCCTGCTGATCCCCGAAGTGACCCTGCCGCTGTGGATGGCACTGCTCGGCACGGCACTGATCGGTGCCCTGTGCGGGGCCTACTTCGTCCGGAGGCGCAAGTGAGGATGTCGGTGGGGCCGCGGGTGCGGCGCGCGGGCGTGGTCGTGGGCGGCGCGGCCGCCGCGACCCTGATGGCGGTGACCACGGCGGCCGCCGCGGGCCCGCCGATGCCGGAGCTCAGAGGGCGGGGCCTGATGCACGTCTTCTCGACCCTGGACTACCGCACCCGCGTCGACGTGCGCGACATCGGCGGAGCCCACCGGCACGTCCTGTGGCCGCTGAGCTGGAAGGTGTGCACCCAGTCCCCGGCCGCGGGGCAGCGGCTCGACGGCGGCCCCGTCACCATCGGCGTCGTGAAGAACGGCGAGAGGTGCCCGAAGAAGTAGCCGGTCAGGGCGCCCGAGCAGTGTCGTTTCGGCGGTGAAATCCTTCCCTCGGACGGGTGGGTTCCGGTTCGCTGGCATTCCGGAACCTGCCCTTTGCCCGATACACCCTGCTCCGTGACAAAGAACCTGATGCGCGGCATGGCCGCGCTCGTCTTCGCTGCCCTGCCCCTCCTCGCCACCACGCAGTCCGGCTACGCGGCCGAGCACGCACCCGCGGCGATCGCGGGCGACTTCGAGATCCACAGCGGCCTGCACGGCAAGTGCCTGGCCTCCAACGGCGACAACGTGGAAGTACAGGGCTGCCGGGGCACCGGCAACCAGCTCTGGTTCTGGCAGGGCAGGACGCTGCGCAACCGCGCGGAGCTGCACTGCCTCGACGTGCGCAACGGCGAGCCCAACGCCCCCGCCCAGGTCGTCGGCGACTGCCACGGCCAGGCCAACCAGCGCTGGGACGTGGCCAATTCGCATCTGACCACCCAGGTCAACGGCCAGTGCCTGAGCATCCAGAACGACGGCGACCCCAGCGAGCACGCCGGGATCAACCTGCGCAACTGCGCGGAGGTGGCCTGGCAGCGCTGGGACGTGCCCGCGCCCGCGTGACGCCCGGCGCGTGAGGGCCGACCGCTGCGGATAGCGTGGCCGGATGTCCGACCGCGCAAACTACCTCGCCACAGGCCCCCGCGTGGGCATACGCCACTTCACCCAGGCGGACTCCGCCGAGTTCACCGCCCGTGCGCGAGAGAGCCGGGACCTGCACAGGCCCTGGCTCTTTCCGCCGTCCGGGGACGACGCCTATCGCGCCTACGCCCGGGTGCTCGTCGAGGACCCGACGAAGGCCGGGTTCCTGGTCTGCGCGCGCGACAGCGGCGCCATCGGCGGCTTCATCAACATCAACAACATCGTCCGGGGCGCGTTCCGCTGCGGCGCCCTGGGATACGGCGCGTTCGCTCACGCCGCGGGGCGCGGTCTGATGTCCGAGGGGCTCGACCTCGTCAAGGCGTACGCCTTCGGCCCCCTCGACCTGCACCGCCTGGAGGCCAACATCCAGCCGGGCAACGCCGCCTCCCTCGCGCTCGCCCGACGCGGCGGCTTCCGCCTCGAAGGCTTCTCGCCGGACTTCCTCTTCATCGACGGGGCCTGGCGCGACCACGAACGCTGGGCCGTCACCGCCGGGCCGGAAAGGTCTTGAAGGCCCAAGGCCGTGTGCCGCAGGATGAGCCGCATGCGGAACATCGTGGTCGTCGACGCCCCCTCCAACCTGGGCCTGCGCCCACCCGCCCCCGGCACCGTGCCCGGCTGCTACAAGCTGGCCGGGGCCATGCGGGAGCGGGGGATCCTGCGCAGGCTCGGCGCCTTCGAGGGCGGGGTCGTGGTGCCGCCGCGCTACGACAGGGGGGACTGGCAGGAGGGCGACGGCGTCTTCAACGCGGACGCCATCGCCTCCTACACGGTGCGGCTCGCCGACCGGATCGAACACCACGTACGCGCCGGTGACTTCCTCGTCGTGCTCGGCGGCGACTGCTCCATCCAGCTCGGCGCGGCACTCGCACTGCGCCGCATGGGGCGGTACGGCATCGCGGCCGTCGACGGCTCCGCGGACTTCCGGCACACCGGCAACTCCCCGAGCGTCGGCGCCGCGGGCGGCGAGGAACTCGCCCTCGCCACCGGGCGCGGCCAGGCCGACCTCACCGACATCGAGGGGCTGCGGCCCTATCTGCGCGACGAGGACGTACGCCTCTTCGGGATGCGGGACGACGACGAGGACCGCGCCGAGTTCAGGGACCTGAAGATCTCCAACGCCACCGTCGGCGAGATCAGGCAGTGGGGCCCCGACACCGTCGCCCGCGCCGTCGTGCAGACCCTCGAAGTGCCCGTCCTCGACGGCTTCTGGGTGCACCTGGACGCCGACGTGCTCGACCCGACCGTGATGCCCGCCGTCGACAGCCCCGACGACGGTGGACTGTTCCCCGACGAACTCCTCGCGCTGCTGCGGCCGTTGGTGAACTCGCCGCGCTGCGTCGGCCTGAACCTCACCATCTACGACCCCGACCTCGACCCGTCGGGCGCGGCGGGCGACCTCCTCGCGGACCTCCTCGTGGCCGCCTTTGCGGAATCCTGACCGGGAGAACCCCTGGTCGCCGCCCGGTCGAACGTGTTCCATGGTGATCGTGAAGACCACCGTGCGCCGTGACGTACTGACCCTGCCCGCCGCCCCGTTGGGTCCGGAGAACCCCCTGCCCGCGCTGCGGCCGCTCGACGAAGTGCACACCCTGGACGAGCGTGCCAAGGAAGGGCTGCCGCGCGACATGGCGCGCCAGCTCGGCTACGAGCCGCTGCGCGGCATCCTGCCCGTACGGCTCCTCGACGGATACGGCCGGGAACGGACCGAGACGCCGATCGACACGCTCGTCATCGAGAACGACCGGCTGCGCGCCACCGTCCTGCCCGGCTACGGCGGCCGCGTCCACTCCCTCTTCCACAAGCCCGCCGGGCGCGAACTCCTCTACCGCAACCCGGTGTTGCAGCCCGCCGCCTTCGCGCTCAACGGCGCCTGGTTCTCCGGCGGCATCGAGTGGAACATCGGTGCCACCGGGCACACCACGCTGTCCTGCGCGCCGCTGCACGCCGCCCGCGTGACCGCCCCCGACGGCGGCGAGATGCTGCGCCTGTGGGAGTGGGAGCGGCTGCGCGACCTGCCCTTCCAGGTGGACCTGTGGCTGCCCGAAGGCTCCGACTTCCTGCACGTCGGCGTGCGGATCCGCAATCCGCACGAGCGGCCCGCGCCCGTCTACTGGTGGTCGAACATCGCGGTGCCCGAGGAGCGCAGGGTGCTCGCGCCCGCCGACGAGGCGTGGCGGTTCGCGTACGCGGGCGGCCTCGACCGGGTGCCGGTGCCCGAGTGCGACGGCGTCGACCGGACGTATCCGGCGCGCAGCGAATACCCCGCCGACTACTTCTACGACGTGCCGGACGGCACCCGGCGCTGGATCGCCGCGCTCGACGCCGAGGGGCACGGTCTCGCGCAGACCTCGACGGACCGGCTGCGCGGCCGCAAGCTCTTCGTCTGGGGCACGGGCACCGGCGGCAGGCGCTGGCAGGAGTGGCTCACCGAGCCGGGCACCCCGGGCTACGCCGAGATCCAGGCGGGCCTCGCGCGCACCCAGCTCGAACACGTACGCCTCGACGCCGAGAGCGAGTTCAGCTGGCTGGAGTCGTACGGACCGCTGTCCGCCGACCCCTCCCTCGTGCACGGCGACTGGGCTGGCGCCCGGGGCGAGGCCGAGGCGCGGCTCGCCGAAGCGCTGCCGCGCGAGGCCGTCGACGCCGCCTACGAGGCGTGGCTGACCTGCGCCGACACCGAGCCCGGCGAGTCGCTCGCCACCGGCTCGGGTTGGGGCGCGCTCGAAGTGCTGCGCGCCGAGTACAAGATGCCGGGCACGCCCTTCGCCGAGTCGACGCTCGGCCCCGAGCAGGCGCCCTGGCTCGAACTGCTGCACACCGGGGCCGTGCCCGAGCCCCGCCGCGTCGCCCCGCCGGGCCCGACCCTGGTCTCGCCCCACTGGCGCGACATGCTGGAGACCGCGCCCGCGCGGCCGCAGGCCGAGTACCACCTCGGCATCGCGCAGTGGCACGCGGGCGACCGGGCGCAGGCCGTCCGCAGCTGGGAGCGCGGCCTCGAACTCGCCCCGTCCCGCTGGCCGTTGCTGCGCTGCCTCGCCGTCGCCGACCAGGCCGAGGGGCACGCGGAGCGGGCCGCCGACAGCTACGCGGCCGCCTTCGACGACCTCTGCGAGGAGCGCAGGGACGACGGTGAGCTCTGGACGGCCGCGACCGCGGCGCTCGGCAGGGAGGCGATGGCCGCGCTGCTCGCGGTGGGGCGGACCGAGGCGGCCCGCGCGGTGTGGGAACGGCTGCACGCGCGGACGCGGAACGAGGGGAGGTTCCGCCTCGTCGAGGCCCAACTGCTCTTCGCCGA contains:
- a CDS encoding S66 peptidase family protein, which produces MRPLVRPARLVPGARVAVVAPSGPVPEDALQTGLDILRGWDLDPVVMPHVLDGHPEFAYLAGSDAARAGDLTRAWCDPSVSAVFCARGGYGAQRMVDLVDWSAMRAATRSHGPKVFLGYSDITPLHEAFANRLGVATLHGPMTAVLDFLKNARTQEHLRTTLFAPQEARVIRAASPGARALVGGRARGVTLGGCVSLLAAELGTPHARASARGGLLCVEDIGEEAYSLDRVLTQLLRARWLAGVAGVVLGSWKECEPYDEVRALFADRLGGLGVPVVEEFGFGHCDGALTVPFGVPGELDADARTLTLDVPALV
- a CDS encoding CocE/NonD family hydrolase, with product MSRRRALTLAAAAALAAPLAVAAPAPAGATGQYTVTALKFTVQAGGRSCTVDADLYRPAGVDAAHPAPAVLSTNGFGGSKSDGSTAAVGKAFAERGYVGLVYSGLGFGRSGCLITLDDPEIDGRAASGLLDFLGGKRSADDGTEVDYVTSDGKGDPRVGMLGGSYGGAVQMATAAVDHRVDALVPMITWNDLAYSLDPNNAADRSVPGAAKWQWMNGFYLIGEGQPLLEPSLDPSRINRLDCLHFATGACETIRTLNSGRYPADRTEALQKYARSVSPVSYLSKVKAPTLLVQGQADTLFNLNEAEATYKTLTKQGTTAKMIWQSWGHSGGMKDPASGELDLSKGNLESSYVGKRILAWFDRYLQQKKGVDTGPAFAYYRDWIGDPDSTYATAAKVPALSRKLYLSGDGKLVDDRAKVARGSREYRNWLIPTSHSESSLAGLIGLPDPAPRDTRGTYLDWTTEPFADAVDVVGAPRATLEVISPKTERVQHSGDAADKLVLFAKLYDVAPDGKKTLVHRLVSPVRVPDVTKPFTVSLPGVVHRYEKGHRLQFVVAASDGAYGGNRGVKPVTVTSAPGDTGVLDLPVVTD
- a CDS encoding DUF1049 domain-containing protein; amino-acid sequence: MSPNTSTGGSKSGGAGGGLMTPGRVAVAAIAVLTLVFIFENTRSTKIRLLIPEVTLPLWMALLGTALIGALCGAYFVRRRK
- a CDS encoding RICIN domain-containing protein, with protein sequence MTKNLMRGMAALVFAALPLLATTQSGYAAEHAPAAIAGDFEIHSGLHGKCLASNGDNVEVQGCRGTGNQLWFWQGRTLRNRAELHCLDVRNGEPNAPAQVVGDCHGQANQRWDVANSHLTTQVNGQCLSIQNDGDPSEHAGINLRNCAEVAWQRWDVPAPA
- a CDS encoding GNAT family N-acetyltransferase; translated protein: MSDRANYLATGPRVGIRHFTQADSAEFTARARESRDLHRPWLFPPSGDDAYRAYARVLVEDPTKAGFLVCARDSGAIGGFININNIVRGAFRCGALGYGAFAHAAGRGLMSEGLDLVKAYAFGPLDLHRLEANIQPGNAASLALARRGGFRLEGFSPDFLFIDGAWRDHERWAVTAGPERS
- a CDS encoding arginase family protein, whose translation is MRNIVVVDAPSNLGLRPPAPGTVPGCYKLAGAMRERGILRRLGAFEGGVVVPPRYDRGDWQEGDGVFNADAIASYTVRLADRIEHHVRAGDFLVVLGGDCSIQLGAALALRRMGRYGIAAVDGSADFRHTGNSPSVGAAGGEELALATGRGQADLTDIEGLRPYLRDEDVRLFGMRDDDEDRAEFRDLKISNATVGEIRQWGPDTVARAVVQTLEVPVLDGFWVHLDADVLDPTVMPAVDSPDDGGLFPDELLALLRPLVNSPRCVGLNLTIYDPDLDPSGAAGDLLADLLVAAFAES
- a CDS encoding DUF5107 domain-containing protein gives rise to the protein MVIVKTTVRRDVLTLPAAPLGPENPLPALRPLDEVHTLDERAKEGLPRDMARQLGYEPLRGILPVRLLDGYGRERTETPIDTLVIENDRLRATVLPGYGGRVHSLFHKPAGRELLYRNPVLQPAAFALNGAWFSGGIEWNIGATGHTTLSCAPLHAARVTAPDGGEMLRLWEWERLRDLPFQVDLWLPEGSDFLHVGVRIRNPHERPAPVYWWSNIAVPEERRVLAPADEAWRFAYAGGLDRVPVPECDGVDRTYPARSEYPADYFYDVPDGTRRWIAALDAEGHGLAQTSTDRLRGRKLFVWGTGTGGRRWQEWLTEPGTPGYAEIQAGLARTQLEHVRLDAESEFSWLESYGPLSADPSLVHGDWAGARGEAEARLAEALPREAVDAAYEAWLTCADTEPGESLATGSGWGALEVLRAEYKMPGTPFAESTLGPEQAPWLELLHTGAVPEPRRVAPPGPTLVSPHWRDMLETAPARPQAEYHLGIAQWHAGDRAQAVRSWERGLELAPSRWPLLRCLAVADQAEGHAERAADSYAAAFDDLCEERRDDGELWTAATAALGREAMAALLAVGRTEAARAVWERLHARTRNEGRFRLVEAQLLFAEGDMDGVRAVFEAGFEAADLREGAETVGALWAAATGEEIPARYDFRMRPPGE